The DNA window GAAGGATTCCTCGAGGCCTTCGCCAACTTCTACCGCGACCTGGCAGGGGAACTGCGCGCCCGCCGGGACGGAACACTGCCTGCCACCCGCGAGCTGAGCTTCCCCACCGGCGAGGACGGCCTCGCCGGTGTCAGGTTCGTCGAAGCCGTCGCCGCCTCCCACCACCACGATGCCGCCTGGGCTGTCCCGGCGGGCGCCACACAGAAAGCACAGGTCTAGCCATGCAACGCTTTGCGCTCATCGGCGCCGGATTCATCGGCGCGGTCCACGCCGCCAACCTTGCGGCAAACCCCGGCGTCGACTTCCGCCTCGTGTACGACGTCGATCTAAGCCGGGCCCGGACCCTGGCCGCGGCCCACGGCACACGGGCGGCCAGCTCCCTGGACGAGGTGTTTGACGCGTCCGCCATCGACGCCGTCTTCATCGCATCCTCCACGGACACGCATGCGCAGCACCTGCGCCGGGCGGCCGAGGCCGGCCTGGCGGTGCTGTGCGAGAAGCCGATCGACCTGGACTTGGAGCGGGCCCGGGAGACGGCAGCGTTCGCCGCCGAGCGCGCGATTCCGGTGATGGTGGACTTCAACCGCCGGTTCGACCGCGATTACGCCGAGCTCAAACGGATCGTCGACGCCGGTGAGATCGGCCGGGTGGAACTCATTCAGCTGTCCAGCCGCGGCCCCGCGATGCCGCCGCTGTCCTACATCGCCACGTCCGGCGGCCAGATGCGCGATCAGACCGTCCACTTCTTCGACCTGGCCCGCTGGCTCACCGGCCTCGACCCGGTGGAGGTCTTCGCCACCGGATCCGCCCTGGCCGAGCCCCGGCTCGCGGAGTACGGCGACGTCGACACCTCCGCGGTGACGCTCCGGCTCCACGGTGGCGCCCTGGTTCAGATCGACTGTGCGCGCCGCACCGGCTATGGCTACGACGAACGCATCGAGATCATGGGGTCCACCGGCATGGCAGAGGCCCGCCGCCACAGGGCTGGCGCCGTCTCCCGCTACCAGGCCGGACGCGTCACCGACGACGGCCTGCACCCGGGCTGGTTCGAAAGGGTCCAGCCCACCTATGCGGCCGCCCTCGCCCACTTTGTCGATGCGCTGGACGGCGTCCTGAAGGGCGGTCCG is part of the Arthrobacter sp. KBS0703 genome and encodes:
- a CDS encoding Gfo/Idh/MocA family oxidoreductase → MQRFALIGAGFIGAVHAANLAANPGVDFRLVYDVDLSRARTLAAAHGTRAASSLDEVFDASAIDAVFIASSTDTHAQHLRRAAEAGLAVLCEKPIDLDLERARETAAFAAERAIPVMVDFNRRFDRDYAELKRIVDAGEIGRVELIQLSSRGPAMPPLSYIATSGGQMRDQTVHFFDLARWLTGLDPVEVFATGSALAEPRLAEYGDVDTSAVTLRLHGGALVQIDCARRTGYGYDERIEIMGSTGMAEARRHRAGAVSRYQAGRVTDDGLHPGWFERVQPTYAAALAHFVDALDGVLKGGPDGGADGAGAGTRTLITPSLEDGLKAQAIAEAATASLRSGRSETIRYEPSPAFSAAPGSD